A stretch of the Bordetella genomosp. 8 genome encodes the following:
- the ompA gene encoding outer membrane protein OmpA codes for MNKPSKFALALAFAAVTASGAASAQTVDNWRNPFGNVWKNGTNELCWRDAFWTPATGIPGCDGVPVAQAAPKAPAPTPMAAKVVFNADTFFDFDKSTLKPEGRQLLDQVAQQAQGINLETIIAVGHTDSIGTEKYNLALSQRRAASVKSYLVSKGIPADRIYTEGKGESQPIATNKTAEGRAKNRRVEIEIVGTRRAGQ; via the coding sequence ATGAACAAACCCTCCAAATTCGCTCTGGCGCTCGCGTTTGCCGCCGTTACGGCCTCCGGTGCTGCCTCGGCCCAGACCGTCGACAACTGGCGCAACCCGTTCGGCAACGTGTGGAAAAACGGCACCAACGAATTGTGCTGGCGTGACGCGTTCTGGACTCCCGCCACTGGCATCCCCGGTTGTGACGGTGTGCCGGTCGCGCAGGCTGCTCCCAAGGCGCCGGCCCCGACGCCGATGGCCGCCAAGGTGGTCTTCAACGCCGACACGTTCTTCGACTTCGACAAGTCGACGCTGAAGCCGGAAGGTCGCCAACTGCTGGATCAAGTGGCTCAGCAAGCCCAGGGCATCAATCTGGAAACGATCATCGCCGTCGGCCACACCGATTCGATCGGTACCGAAAAGTACAACCTGGCCCTGTCGCAGCGCCGTGCTGCTTCGGTCAAGTCGTACCTGGTGAGCAAGGGCATCCCCGCCGACCGTATCTACACGGAAGGCAAGGGCGAATCCCAGCCGATCGCCACGAACAAGACCGCCGAAGGTCGCGCGAAGAACCGTCGCGTGGAAATCGAAATCGTCGGTACCCGTCGCGCCGGTCAGTAA